In Euphorbia lathyris chromosome 10, ddEupLath1.1, whole genome shotgun sequence, a single genomic region encodes these proteins:
- the LOC136209427 gene encoding transcription factor bHLH111, producing MAQECTESSVAISPVTPSGGGWWDLHYHHASSLSSCWTSNDHNHSNNLSSPWHQPNPSSNSSCEEDVSMSTSFTNASNHSGLTVESARRLVEPSASSPTELMGEHASDTQLWSHILLGVGSNGEPQNNQDVGENLLDALSSKSISSGIFEPACDYLKKLDSNWEFTTNPSSLNNFDKHMNGFTTTSDHHHHHHPHHHQHELIENERVTKLSNLVSNWSIAPPDPGLVSNCEFDPITCNISLNSSMNHFSQPQNFSDSTPYATGMNRVSGFSHGLKVENVETQGGYVMRRPFGSNINDGGYSFGMNNSNSGMGDNGKCYYGVVPAAGGDTSNTCTTARNFTDGINFNVRLHKPLMDVHGHKPSFKSLALSDCRKQGLQTSLRTGRGQGITTSEAKKKRSDDNPDTILLKKPKHDTSTASSVKMQAPKVKLGDRITALQQIVSPFGKTDTASVLLEAIQYIKFLQEQVQLLSNPYMKNNAHKDPWGVGLEKKEKGEIKVDLKSRGLCLVPISCTPQVYHENTGSDYWTPTYRGCLYR from the exons ATGGCTCAAGAATGCACCGAAAGCTCCGTGGCAATATCCCCGGTGACGCCTTCAGGCGGCGGATGGTGGGATCTTCATTATCATCATGCAAGCTCTTTATCTTCTTGTTGGACTAGTAATGATCATAATCATAGTAATAACCTTTCTAGCCCTTGGCATCAACCAAACCCTAGCTCAAATTCTTCTTGTGAAGAAGATGTTTCCATGTCTACATCTTTCACTAATGCTTCCAATCACTCCGGCTTGACTGTCGAGTCGGCGAGACGACTTGTTGAGCCGTCTGCTTCTTCTCCAACGGAGTTAATGGGTGAACATGCCTCGGATACTCAACTATGGAGCCATATTCTATT AGGGGTAGGAAGCAACGGAGAGCCGCAAAACAATCAAGACGTTGGAGAGAACTTACTTGACGCGCTATCATCTAAGAGCATCTCATCGGGGATATTCGAACCCGCATGTGATTATTTGAAAAAACTCGATAGCAATTGGGAATTCACAACCAATCCATCATCATTAAACAACTTTGACAAACATATGAATGGTTTTACTACTACTAgcgatcatcatcatcatcatcatcctcatcatcatcaACACGAGTTGATCGAAAACGAAAGGGTGACAAAGTTGTCTAATTTGGTCAGCAATTGGTCTATTGCACCACCTGATCCAGGGCTAGTTAGTAACTGTGAGTTTGACCCAATAACATGTAACATATCATTGAATTCTTCGATGAACCACTTCTCTCAGCCCCAAAACTTCAGTGATTCGACACCATACGCGACGGGGATGAATAGAGTTTCTGGTTTTTCACATGGTTTGAAGGTGGAAAATGTGGAAACACAAGGTGGATATGTTATGAGAAGGCCTTTTGGTAGTAATATTAATGATGGTGGATATAGTTTTGGAATGAATAATAGCAACTCAGGTATGGGAGATAATGGAAAATGCTATTATGGAGTTGTTCCAGCTGCTGGTGGTGATACTAGTAATACATGTACAACTGCAAGAAATTTTACAGATGGGATTAATTTTAATGTACGGCTTCATAAGCCATTGATGGATGTTCATGGCCATAAACCAAGCTTTAAATCACTGGCCTTATCTGATTGCAGAAAGCAAGGGCTTCAAACTTCTCTACGG ACAGGAAGAGGACAGGGTATTACAACAAGTGAAGCAAAAAAGAAAAGATCAGATGATAATCCAGATACCATACTCCTAAAAAAACCAAAACATGACACCTCCACAGCTTCATCTGTCAAG ATGCAGGCACCAAAAGTCAAGCTTGGGGACAGAATCACAGcccttcaacaaattgtgtcGCCATTTGGAAAG ACTGATACAGCATCTGTGCTATTGGAAGCAATTCAGTACATAAAGTTCTTGCAAGAACAAGTGCAg CTGTTGAGTAATCCATACATGAAGAACAATGCTCACAAG GATCCATGGGGAGTGGGATtggaaaagaaagagaaaggagaGATAAAAGTTGATTTGAAGAGCAGAGGTCTATGTTTAGTTCCTATTTCATGCACACCTCAAGTTTACCATGAGAACACAGGATCAGATTATTGGACACCAACATATAGAGGATGTTTGTATAGATGA